Proteins from a single region of Paraglaciecola sp. T6c:
- a CDS encoding PHP domain-containing protein: protein MKIDLHCHTYYSDGQLSPVELVDRANNMQVDVLAITDHDTVQALDEARAHQAKQKRKMHIVNGIELSTSWHNFDIHILGLNVDKDDEVFRQRLVEQKNERDARAQKMSDKLAKAGVENVLDDAKLLAGEGQLTRAHFARVLVERKAVRDFESAFKKYLGKGKRAHVKPQWISIEEAIEWIHDAGGKAVLAHPGHYDMTTKWLRRLVTEFKQAGGDGIETTHTRINPEKRKLIVELAMEHNLQASAGSDFHFVSRWTELGKNLGVPEHLTPIWHDWSFVDSSIDTTSNA, encoded by the coding sequence ATGAAAATCGATTTGCACTGCCATACATACTATTCAGACGGTCAACTTTCACCCGTAGAACTGGTGGATCGCGCTAACAATATGCAAGTGGATGTGCTGGCTATTACCGACCACGATACCGTACAAGCGTTAGATGAAGCTAGGGCTCATCAGGCAAAGCAAAAACGTAAGATGCATATCGTTAACGGAATCGAGCTTTCGACCTCTTGGCACAATTTCGATATTCATATTTTGGGCTTAAATGTAGACAAAGATGATGAGGTGTTTCGCCAGCGCTTGGTTGAACAAAAGAACGAGCGAGATGCCCGAGCACAAAAAATGTCAGACAAACTGGCCAAAGCTGGGGTTGAAAATGTGCTCGATGATGCAAAGTTATTAGCGGGTGAAGGCCAGCTGACCCGTGCCCACTTCGCCCGAGTGTTGGTTGAACGCAAAGCGGTGCGAGACTTTGAGAGCGCCTTTAAAAAATACTTAGGTAAGGGCAAACGCGCCCATGTTAAACCCCAGTGGATTTCAATTGAAGAAGCCATTGAGTGGATCCACGATGCAGGCGGCAAAGCGGTATTAGCGCACCCTGGGCACTATGACATGACCACTAAGTGGTTACGTCGATTAGTCACTGAATTTAAACAAGCTGGGGGAGATGGTATTGAAACCACCCATACTCGCATTAACCCTGAAAAACGTAAGTTGATTGTTGAATTAGCCATGGAGCATAATTTACAGGCATCTGCGGGTTCTGATTTTCATTTTGTCAGTCGCTGGACTGAATTGGGTAAAAACTTGGGGGTGCCAGAACACCTGACCCCTATTTGGCATGACTGGTCATTTGTAGACTCGTCAATTGACACAACATCTAACGCATAA
- the trpD gene encoding anthranilate phosphoribosyltransferase translates to MLFPLLETLYQGKALSQNETTDVFSQIVTGQVDNIILSSLLTALKIKGETPEEIAGAATAMIQNASPVKRPEYDFADIVGTGGDGHNTINISSAAAIVAASCGVKVAKHGNRSVSSKSGSADLFNAFGMKLDMSPAAARECLDKANLCFLFAPVYHAGIKHAMPVRTTLKTRTIFNLLGPLVNPMQPSHMMIGVYAPELVMPFARTLQLLGYKKALVVHGSGLDELAVHGPSMVVEIDGDALNEYTLSPSDFGLEEYPLAAIEGGVPDENKQLIQDVLAGEGQAAHEAAVAMNAGALIKLCGRAETYQQGAKMAIDAMQAKRPLQVIEASSAVSRSHDII, encoded by the coding sequence ATGCTATTTCCATTACTTGAAACGCTTTATCAAGGTAAAGCCCTGAGCCAGAACGAAACCACTGATGTATTCAGTCAAATAGTGACCGGCCAGGTAGACAATATTATCCTCTCTTCGTTGTTAACGGCATTAAAAATAAAGGGCGAGACCCCAGAAGAGATTGCTGGTGCAGCGACGGCTATGATCCAGAACGCTAGCCCAGTTAAGCGCCCAGAATATGATTTTGCCGATATCGTCGGCACCGGCGGAGACGGTCACAACACGATTAACATTTCATCCGCGGCGGCCATCGTGGCTGCCAGTTGTGGTGTAAAAGTGGCCAAACACGGTAATCGCAGTGTGTCGAGCAAGTCAGGCTCGGCAGATCTGTTCAATGCGTTTGGTATGAAGCTTGATATGTCGCCAGCCGCCGCGCGGGAGTGTTTAGATAAGGCCAATCTATGCTTTTTGTTTGCCCCTGTTTATCACGCAGGTATCAAACACGCTATGCCGGTTCGCACCACCTTAAAAACCCGCACCATTTTTAACTTGTTAGGGCCTTTAGTTAACCCCATGCAACCCAGTCATATGATGATTGGTGTGTATGCACCTGAACTAGTTATGCCTTTTGCACGTACTTTGCAGCTACTGGGTTACAAAAAGGCATTGGTGGTTCACGGCAGTGGGTTAGACGAACTCGCTGTGCATGGCCCTTCTATGGTAGTCGAGATTGATGGGGACGCCTTAAACGAATATACCCTGTCACCCAGTGATTTTGGCCTTGAAGAATATCCATTAGCCGCCATTGAAGGGGGTGTGCCTGATGAAAATAAACAGCTGATCCAAGATGTGCTCGCCGGTGAAGGCCAAGCTGCCCATGAAGCGGCGGTGGCGATGAATGCGGGCGCTCTGATTAAATTATGTGGCCGCGCTGAAACTTACCAACAAGGGGCAAAAATGGCGATTGATGCCATGCAGGCCAAGCGCCCTTTACAGGTAATTGAAGCCTCTTCTGCGGTTAGCCGCAGCCACGACATTATTTAA
- a CDS encoding aminodeoxychorismate/anthranilate synthase component II: MDKAASVGTDSVIADLVKSTHVFLVDNFDSFTYNLVDELRTMGMGLTVYRNSVSPHAIFEKMQAQAQHSQVILLLSPGPGAPADAGCMPQLINLVKGVFPVLGICLGHQAIVESYGGDIIRADVVMHGKSSLITHQGDKMFADLPQPLPVARYHSLMASNMPAELTVLAQFDAVPMAVCHEQDRMLGFQFHPESILTAFGSQLLMQSIDYLTQDQAND; encoded by the coding sequence ATGGATAAGGCTGCTTCAGTGGGCACTGATTCAGTGATTGCTGATTTAGTCAAAAGCACTCATGTTTTCTTGGTCGATAACTTTGATTCATTTACCTATAACTTGGTGGATGAACTGCGCACCATGGGCATGGGGCTCACCGTGTATCGAAACTCGGTGTCTCCACACGCTATCTTTGAAAAAATGCAAGCACAAGCCCAGCATAGCCAAGTGATACTATTGTTATCACCCGGCCCGGGCGCCCCCGCCGACGCGGGCTGCATGCCTCAGCTAATCAATCTCGTAAAAGGCGTTTTTCCGGTACTGGGGATTTGCTTAGGTCACCAAGCGATTGTGGAGTCATACGGCGGTGACATTATTCGCGCCGATGTGGTTATGCACGGTAAATCGTCGTTAATTACGCATCAGGGCGACAAAATGTTCGCTGACTTGCCACAGCCGCTGCCTGTTGCACGCTACCATTCGCTGATGGCCAGCAACATGCCTGCTGAATTGACTGTTTTAGCCCAATTTGACGCTGTGCCTATGGCAGTTTGCCACGAGCAAGATAGAATGCTGGGCTTTCAATTTCATCCCGAATCCATTTTAACCGCTTTTGGTAGCCAGTTATTAATGCAAAGCATTGATTATCTCACCCAAGATCAAGCGAACGATTAG
- the trpA gene encoding tryptophan synthase subunit alpha has protein sequence MSNQNDHNDIHSSDRYDSMFTRLDAANEGAFVPFVMLGDPDIATSLEILKALAEGGADALELGIPYSDPIADGPTIQQASIRALSHKIHPSDCFEVIRQFREIYPDTPIGLLLYSNLVIKPGLEKFYNDAANAGVDSILIADVPLREADRFVAIANETGIKQILIAPPNASNETLAEIGQKSQGYTYLLGRAGVTGAETAATIPASELIAKLTQYKVAPPLLGFGISKPEQVKEAISAGAAGAISGSATVNIIEKNLSQPEVMLSKLREFVSAMKQATKK, from the coding sequence ATGAGTAATCAAAATGATCATAATGACATCCATAGCAGCGACCGTTACGACAGTATGTTCACCCGTTTAGATGCAGCGAATGAAGGCGCATTTGTCCCTTTCGTGATGCTAGGTGACCCTGACATCGCCACGTCCCTAGAGATTTTAAAAGCCTTGGCTGAAGGCGGCGCAGATGCTCTTGAGTTAGGTATTCCTTACTCTGATCCTATTGCCGATGGCCCTACGATTCAGCAAGCGAGCATTCGTGCCCTGAGTCATAAAATTCACCCCAGTGATTGTTTTGAGGTGATCCGTCAATTCCGTGAAATCTACCCTGATACACCTATTGGCTTGTTGCTGTACAGCAACTTAGTGATTAAGCCCGGTCTTGAAAAATTCTATAACGATGCAGCTAATGCAGGTGTTGACTCGATTCTGATTGCTGATGTGCCACTTCGTGAAGCAGACCGCTTTGTTGCTATTGCCAACGAAACAGGTATTAAGCAAATCCTGATTGCTCCGCCTAACGCCAGTAATGAGACCTTGGCTGAGATCGGTCAAAAATCACAAGGTTACACTTACTTACTTGGCCGCGCTGGCGTAACCGGCGCTGAAACAGCTGCCACCATTCCTGCCAGTGAGTTGATTGCCAAGTTGACTCAGTACAAGGTGGCTCCGCCACTATTAGGCTTTGGTATCTCTAAACCTGAGCAAGTCAAAGAAGCGATTAGCGCAGGTGCAGCCGGCGCTATTTCAGGCTCGGCAACAGTGAATATCATTGAAAAAAACCTGTCTCAGCCTGAAGTGATGCTTAGCAAGCTTCGTGAGTTTGTTAGCGCTATGAAACAAGCAACTAAAAAATAA
- a CDS encoding anthranilate synthase component 1: MSLAQLTQQAGKVETLLLSADYVADPLQAYQYLCQGQPHNLLLESAEIDSKDNLKSLILVDAAIKLQCDGPVVTCQALTDNGAAVLPLFIEYCPQGVEHAFDENSRTVTLTFTFNDGELDEDSRLKAPAVFDALRLLINRVVAIRPHPEALFLGGAFAYDLLATFEQLPAVSESENTCPDFVFYLAETLLLIDHQAKKTELIGSVFSGKNVGNNYFAISQRLEQIKHKLGKAMHVPELESPSVAPDDLKISKSDEEFIQDVENLKHHILAGDIFQVVPSRTFSLPCPDPHKAYKALKVQNPSPYMFFMQDIDFCMFGASPESALKYLKDTNQVEIYPIAGTRPRGKHADGSINLDLDSRIELNLREDEKEKSEHLMLVDLARNDVAKVSKPGTRHLKDLLKVDRYSHVMHLVSKVVGQLRNDLDALHAYQACMNMGTLVGAPKVSAASLIREVEQQRRGSYGGAVGYVNGHGDMDTCIVIRSAFIKNNTAHIQAGAGVVFDSDPQSEADETRGKAQAVIRAILTSHESPSAVSANQTQTSKETK; the protein is encoded by the coding sequence ATGAGCTTAGCGCAATTAACACAACAAGCAGGCAAAGTAGAAACATTGCTACTATCCGCTGATTACGTGGCCGATCCACTCCAAGCATATCAATATTTATGTCAAGGTCAGCCCCACAATTTGCTGCTTGAGTCAGCAGAAATCGACAGCAAAGATAATTTGAAAAGTTTAATACTGGTAGATGCCGCCATAAAGTTGCAATGCGATGGCCCTGTGGTGACCTGCCAAGCGCTGACTGATAACGGGGCTGCTGTTTTACCTTTGTTTATCGAATACTGCCCGCAAGGTGTTGAGCATGCCTTTGATGAAAACTCTCGCACTGTGACGTTGACGTTTACCTTTAATGACGGGGAACTAGATGAAGACAGCCGTTTAAAGGCCCCAGCCGTATTTGATGCTTTGCGCTTATTGATTAATCGTGTGGTGGCTATTAGACCTCATCCTGAAGCGTTATTTTTAGGCGGTGCCTTTGCCTATGATTTACTCGCCACATTTGAGCAATTACCCGCGGTTAGTGAAAGTGAAAATACCTGCCCTGACTTTGTTTTCTATCTCGCTGAAACCTTACTTTTAATTGACCACCAAGCAAAGAAAACCGAATTAATTGGCAGCGTGTTTAGCGGCAAAAATGTCGGTAATAACTATTTCGCTATCAGTCAGCGCTTAGAGCAAATAAAGCATAAGCTGGGCAAAGCAATGCACGTGCCTGAGCTCGAATCACCCAGTGTTGCGCCAGATGATTTAAAAATTAGCAAGTCAGATGAAGAATTTATTCAAGACGTAGAAAACCTCAAGCATCATATTTTAGCCGGTGATATTTTCCAAGTTGTACCATCACGTACGTTCAGCCTACCTTGCCCAGACCCACATAAAGCCTACAAAGCATTGAAGGTGCAAAACCCCAGTCCGTATATGTTTTTCATGCAAGACATCGATTTTTGTATGTTTGGTGCCTCTCCCGAGTCAGCACTAAAATATTTAAAGGACACTAACCAAGTAGAGATTTACCCCATTGCCGGCACGCGTCCTAGAGGTAAGCACGCTGATGGCTCAATCAACTTAGATCTAGACAGCCGTATTGAACTTAATTTACGCGAAGACGAGAAAGAAAAATCTGAGCATTTAATGTTGGTTGATTTAGCCCGTAACGACGTAGCAAAAGTGTCAAAGCCCGGCACAAGACACTTAAAAGACTTACTGAAAGTCGACCGCTATTCACACGTCATGCACTTAGTCTCTAAAGTGGTTGGACAGTTGCGAAATGATTTAGATGCACTGCACGCGTACCAAGCTTGTATGAACATGGGCACCCTAGTCGGCGCACCGAAGGTCAGTGCTGCTAGCCTTATTCGAGAAGTAGAACAGCAACGCCGAGGCAGTTACGGCGGGGCAGTCGGTTATGTTAACGGCCACGGCGACATGGACACCTGTATTGTCATCCGCTCAGCCTTTATCAAAAACAATACAGCGCACATCCAAGCTGGCGCAGGCGTAGTATTCGATTCAGACCCGCAATCAGAAGCAGATGAAACACGAGGTAAAGCCCAAGCGGTTATTCGCGCAATTCTCACCTCTCATGAATCGCCAAGCGCTGTGTCAGCTAATCAAACGCAAACATCGAAGGAGACAAAATAA
- the arfB gene encoding alternative ribosome rescue aminoacyl-tRNA hydrolase ArfB — MIFIKSYISLQDHEVELTAIRAQGAGGQNVNKVSSAIHLRFDIKASSLPAFYKEQLLNSNDKRITQDGILVLKAQAHRTQEMNRQDALERLAAIVRDAAVVQKPRKATKPTKGSQVRRVETKKKSGQKKQLRKKVEY; from the coding sequence ATGATTTTTATCAAAAGCTATATTTCGCTACAAGATCACGAAGTTGAACTAACTGCTATTCGTGCCCAAGGTGCTGGCGGGCAAAATGTTAATAAGGTATCAAGCGCCATTCATTTACGTTTTGATATTAAAGCGTCATCTTTACCTGCGTTTTATAAAGAGCAGTTGTTAAACAGTAACGATAAGCGCATAACCCAAGACGGCATATTGGTGTTAAAAGCCCAAGCCCATCGTACCCAAGAAATGAATCGCCAAGACGCATTAGAACGTTTGGCCGCCATTGTGCGAGACGCTGCCGTCGTACAAAAACCCCGTAAAGCTACAAAACCCACCAAAGGCTCACAAGTGCGCCGAGTCGAGACCAAAAAGAAATCAGGGCAAAAGAAGCAGCTTAGGAAGAAAGTCGAATATTAA
- a CDS encoding choice-of-anchor A family protein, whose product MKYPVLSVVATLFVVICATSAEASSGSIGAYNLILLEDYDFNGGDVEGKSIIGGNLNAAGKAVEFGSRLPDTNSAIDAVTIVGDINANHVTIQNGNNIVYGSNSSHANFNLNGSGGSALQRSQTELESEIAAVFTDIYNDSLYFNSLATNGSFSGPGNQSSLSFSGSESVAVFNVNASDVFAQNNSLSLQQASASTVVINVAGTDITAGGGVNLTNGFSQQTATNIVWNFFEATTINFNNLALKGSVLAPYADTTGGSSFDGAFAAVSYTGAREFHNFLFDYDTPKPTPPTTQVNAPASLALFALGLGLVFRTRRNRQRS is encoded by the coding sequence ATGAAGTACCCTGTATTAAGTGTCGTTGCGACGCTATTCGTTGTGATATGTGCGACAAGCGCAGAAGCCTCTTCAGGTTCAATCGGGGCTTATAACCTCATACTTCTTGAGGATTATGACTTCAACGGTGGCGACGTAGAAGGTAAATCAATTATCGGTGGCAATTTGAATGCGGCCGGTAAAGCAGTCGAATTTGGCAGTCGCCTACCTGATACAAATAGTGCAATTGATGCGGTGACGATTGTGGGTGATATTAATGCCAATCACGTTACGATCCAAAATGGCAACAACATTGTTTATGGTTCAAACTCGAGTCATGCAAATTTCAATCTAAACGGAAGTGGCGGTTCTGCATTACAACGTTCACAGACTGAGCTTGAATCTGAAATCGCAGCCGTATTTACTGATATATACAACGACAGCTTATATTTTAATAGCCTAGCTACGAATGGCTCGTTTTCGGGTCCCGGTAATCAATCTTCACTTTCATTTTCTGGAAGTGAGAGTGTCGCAGTATTTAACGTAAATGCGTCTGATGTCTTTGCACAAAATAATTCGTTAAGTTTGCAACAAGCATCTGCGTCAACGGTTGTGATTAATGTTGCAGGTACTGATATTACAGCAGGCGGCGGTGTGAATCTGACCAATGGTTTTAGCCAACAAACGGCGACTAACATCGTTTGGAATTTTTTCGAGGCCACAACCATTAATTTTAATAACTTAGCGCTAAAAGGCTCAGTCCTAGCTCCCTATGCTGATACCACAGGCGGTTCTTCTTTTGATGGTGCCTTTGCAGCAGTTTCTTATACTGGGGCTCGAGAGTTTCATAATTTCCTTTTTGATTATGATACGCCGAAGCCAACGCCTCCAACCACTCAAGTTAATGCCCCTGCATCGTTAGCGCTATTTGCTTTAGGTCTTGGGCTAGTTTTTAGAACTCGGCGGAATCGTCAACGTAGTTAA
- the trpCF gene encoding bifunctional indole-3-glycerol-phosphate synthase TrpC/phosphoribosylanthranilate isomerase TrpF produces MANVLEKIVADKRQEIAQRKVDLPLASFIDGLQPSQRSFFDALNQPNAGYILECKKASPSKGLIREHFNLDEIIEAYLPYAACISVLTDEKYFQGKFEYLEYVRERVTQPVINKDFFVEPYQVYLARYHNADAILLMLSVLTDDEYLELANIAHSLGLDVLTEVSNEEEAHRAVALKANIIGINNRDLRDLSTDLATTEKLVPLINQATHEHVIISESGIYTHQDVRRLSPIVDGFLVGSALMAEDDVAQAVKRLVYGTIKVCGMTRAKDATDVAKMGASYAGLIFAQKSKRYLSLDDAKDIVAAVPFNYVGVFVDANVALVVEYASTLGLAAVQLHGSETPSYVNELRSALDNANLTDCQIWLAKGITDTLPALDEQNVDRFVLDCKVGEQSGGTGQAFDWQLFAQAALSAQTRSKVILAGGINPDNVQQAAALGLGGIDLNSGVEDAPGKKSEKKLQSVFEKLRAY; encoded by the coding sequence ATGGCCAATGTATTAGAAAAAATTGTTGCCGATAAACGCCAAGAAATTGCCCAGCGCAAAGTCGATTTACCTTTGGCGAGCTTTATTGATGGTTTACAGCCATCACAGCGCAGCTTTTTCGACGCGCTCAATCAACCCAATGCAGGGTACATTTTAGAATGTAAAAAAGCGTCTCCATCTAAAGGTTTGATAAGAGAACACTTCAATTTAGATGAGATCATTGAGGCTTACTTACCCTACGCTGCCTGCATTTCAGTACTGACCGATGAGAAGTACTTTCAAGGTAAGTTCGAGTATTTAGAGTACGTTCGCGAGCGTGTAACCCAGCCGGTGATCAATAAAGACTTTTTCGTTGAGCCGTACCAAGTTTACTTGGCCCGCTATCACAACGCCGATGCTATTTTATTGATGTTGTCAGTACTGACTGACGATGAATATCTTGAATTAGCCAATATCGCCCACAGCCTTGGCCTTGATGTACTTACCGAAGTGAGCAACGAAGAAGAAGCTCATCGCGCTGTCGCCCTCAAAGCCAATATTATCGGCATCAACAACCGAGATTTGCGTGACTTGAGCACAGATTTAGCCACCACTGAAAAATTAGTGCCGCTTATAAACCAAGCCACTCACGAACATGTGATTATTTCTGAGTCGGGTATTTATACCCATCAAGACGTACGCCGTTTATCACCTATTGTTGACGGTTTCTTGGTAGGCAGTGCTTTAATGGCTGAAGATGACGTCGCCCAAGCAGTAAAACGTTTGGTCTATGGCACAATCAAAGTATGTGGTATGACCCGTGCAAAAGACGCCACTGATGTAGCAAAAATGGGCGCCAGTTATGCTGGGCTTATCTTTGCACAGAAATCAAAGCGTTACTTATCACTTGATGATGCCAAAGACATAGTGGCTGCGGTTCCGTTTAACTACGTCGGCGTGTTCGTTGATGCCAACGTTGCACTGGTTGTTGAGTACGCCAGCACCCTCGGCTTAGCTGCGGTGCAACTACATGGCAGTGAGACACCGTCCTACGTTAATGAACTGCGCAGTGCGCTTGATAATGCGAATTTGACTGACTGCCAAATCTGGTTAGCTAAGGGGATCACTGATACCCTACCCGCCCTTGATGAACAGAACGTTGATCGTTTTGTATTAGATTGCAAAGTTGGCGAACAAAGCGGAGGCACAGGTCAAGCGTTTGACTGGCAATTGTTCGCGCAGGCTGCCCTTAGTGCCCAAACCCGCAGCAAAGTCATTTTAGCCGGCGGTATCAACCCAGACAACGTACAACAAGCTGCAGCACTTGGCCTCGGTGGAATCGATTTAAACTCTGGCGTTGAAGACGCCCCAGGCAAAAAGTCCGAGAAAAAGCTGCAGAGCGTGTTCGAAAAATTACGCGCGTATTAG
- the trpB gene encoding tryptophan synthase subunit beta produces MNHLESKFGQFGGMYVPELLIPALDQLEQAFIDAQNDPEFQKEFMELLTDYAGRPTAMTLSRNLVSNPNVKLYLKREDLLHGGAHKTNQVLGQALLTKRMGKTEVIAETGAGQHGVATALACALLGLKARIYMGAKDVERQAPNVFRMRLMGAEVIPVNAGSGTLKDAVNEAMRDWSATYDKAHYLLGTAAGPHPFPTIVREFHRMIGEETRAQIMAKEGRLPDAVVACVGGGSNAIGMFADFIDEPSVQLIGVEPAGKGLHTAEHGAAIGKGTTGILHGAYSYIMQDEDGQIEESYSVSAGLDYPAVGPQHAHLHDIGRATYAAVTDDEALYAFQLLSRKEGIIPALESSHALAHALNMADEAEDGTIIVVNLSGRGDKDLAHVHSILGGQTNE; encoded by the coding sequence ATGAATCATTTAGAGAGCAAATTCGGACAGTTCGGTGGTATGTATGTACCAGAACTGCTTATTCCCGCGCTTGATCAATTAGAGCAAGCATTTATTGACGCGCAAAACGATCCTGAATTTCAAAAAGAGTTTATGGAATTGCTTACCGACTACGCAGGTCGCCCCACGGCAATGACCTTGTCACGTAACTTGGTTTCCAACCCAAATGTGAAACTGTATTTAAAGCGTGAAGATTTACTTCATGGCGGCGCTCATAAAACCAATCAGGTACTAGGTCAAGCACTACTGACCAAGCGTATGGGTAAAACCGAAGTCATCGCTGAAACTGGCGCTGGGCAACACGGAGTTGCAACAGCATTAGCCTGCGCACTGTTAGGCTTAAAAGCACGTATTTACATGGGAGCCAAAGACGTTGAGCGTCAAGCGCCGAACGTGTTCAGAATGCGTTTAATGGGCGCAGAAGTCATCCCCGTAAACGCAGGCTCAGGCACCCTGAAAGATGCCGTGAATGAAGCCATGCGTGACTGGTCTGCCACGTATGACAAAGCTCACTATCTACTTGGCACCGCGGCTGGTCCTCACCCGTTCCCGACTATCGTGCGTGAATTCCACCGTATGATAGGCGAAGAAACGCGCGCGCAAATCATGGCCAAAGAAGGTCGCTTACCTGATGCGGTCGTCGCCTGTGTGGGTGGTGGTTCAAACGCTATTGGTATGTTCGCTGACTTTATTGACGAGCCAAGCGTGCAGTTAATCGGTGTTGAGCCAGCCGGTAAAGGCTTGCACACGGCTGAACACGGCGCTGCGATCGGTAAAGGCACCACAGGCATTTTGCACGGTGCATATAGCTACATCATGCAAGATGAAGACGGCCAAATTGAAGAATCATATTCTGTATCTGCAGGGCTTGATTACCCAGCCGTTGGTCCCCAGCACGCTCATTTACACGATATTGGCCGCGCCACCTATGCCGCTGTCACCGATGACGAAGCGCTTTATGCATTTCAATTATTATCCCGCAAGGAAGGTATCATTCCGGCCCTTGAATCATCACACGCCTTGGCGCATGCCTTAAACATGGCAGATGAAGCCGAAGATGGCACTATCATAGTGGTTAATTTGTCCGGTCGTGGCGACAAAGATTTAGCCCACGTACACAGTATTTTGGGAGGCCAAACCAATGAGTAA
- a CDS encoding YciI family protein: protein MWYVVYSQDVENSLPLRKQARAAHLARLQQLSDEGRLLVAGPCPAIDSKDPGEAGFTGSVVIAEFPSLEDAQSWADVDPYIDAGVYKNVTVKPYIKVLP from the coding sequence ATGTGGTATGTAGTGTATTCACAAGACGTAGAAAACAGTTTGCCACTTCGCAAGCAAGCACGTGCTGCGCACTTAGCCCGTTTACAACAGCTAAGTGATGAAGGGCGTCTGTTGGTCGCAGGGCCATGCCCAGCTATTGACAGCAAAGACCCAGGTGAAGCCGGTTTTACTGGCTCTGTGGTTATTGCTGAGTTTCCCAGCTTAGAGGACGCCCAATCTTGGGCTGATGTTGACCCATATATAGATGCAGGCGTGTACAAAAACGTCACGGTAAAACCCTACATTAAGGTGCTGCCGTAA